Proteins co-encoded in one Coregonus clupeaformis isolate EN_2021a chromosome 17, ASM2061545v1, whole genome shotgun sequence genomic window:
- the LOC121586812 gene encoding c-Myc-binding protein, which yields MAHYRASESKREQFRRYLEKAGVLDSLTNVLVALYEETEKPNNALDFLKHHLGVAGAEPADAEALRLELTELQKKWDLLMKENKDLRNRLLQYEPAPEDKAAE from the exons ATGGCCCATTACAGA GCTTCAGAATCCAAGAGAGAACAATTTAGAAGGTATCTAGAAAAAGCTGGAGTTCTTGACAGTCTCACCAATG TATTGGTGGCCCTGTACGAAGAGACAGAGAAACCTAATAATGCTTTGGA CTTTCTAAAGCATCACCTTGGTGTGGCTGGTGCTGAGCCAGCAGATGCGGAGGCCCTTCGTCTGGAGCTGACTGAGCTACAGAAGAAGTGGGATCTGCTCATGAAGGAAAACAAAGACCTCAGAAACAGG CTTCTGCAGTATGAACCAGCACCCGAGGATAAAGCAGCGGAGTAA
- the LOC121586794 gene encoding gap junction alpha-9 protein-like, whose translation MGDWNFLGGILEEVHIHSTVVGKIWLTILFIFRMLVLGVAAEDVWNDEQADFICNTEQPGCRNVCYDRAFPISLIRFWVLQVIFVSSPSLVYMGHAIYQLRALEKTRRTEKAALRRELEVVDVELIEVRRRIEREMRQLDLGKLNKAPLRGPLLQTYVAHIVTRSVVEVGFMVGQYLLYGHHLDPLFKCEREPCPNVVDCFVSRPTEKTVFMMFMQGIAAVSLFLSLLEIMHLSYKKLKKGILAYHPHLNDDHYHSKLKINSDVKQVNMGGTSGGRKPVIPTAPSGYTLLIEKQDNGPTYSLLNASSNFVPIQMDPGVKPGTDSHNTASNEAVSSPEHNSNSKNTSRETTRSALMDKKDEPEDLVVHPLPHQVDPLPRHVDFTGSRGSVYPTLPVLPLVDASSCPTLSVIARKPRRVSAPWNCSTVMEGNGSDSGDSFPGTISMKPRCSFVASQARAFSKPDLKRLSRPQSPDSIGELSSVSWHSPPVCSPNRRMSLASNSSSRRAPGYLQI comes from the coding sequence ATGGGAGATTGGAACTTCCTGGGTGGGATCTTGGAGGAAGTGCATATCCACTCCACCGTGGTGGGAAAGATCTGGCTGACCATCCTGTTCATCTTCCGGATGCTGGTGCTTGGCGTCGCTGCAGAGGACGTGTGGAACGACGAGCAGGCCGACTTCATCTGCAACACTGAACAGCCAGGGTGCCGCAACGTGTGCTACGACAGagccttccccatctctctcatccGCTTCTGGGTTCTCCAGGTTATCTTCGTCTCCTCGCCCTCTCTGGTTTACATGGGCCACGCCATCTACCAGCTGCGAGCTCTGGAGAAGACACGCCGCACTGAGAAGGCGGCTCTGCGTCGGGAGCTGGAGGTGGTGGACGTGGAGCTGATCGAGGTGCGGAGACGTATcgagagggagatgagacagCTGGATCTGGGGAAGCTCAACAAGGCCCCACTGAGAGGGCCCCTGCTACAGACCTATGTGGCCCACATCGTCACCCGCTCTGTGGTGGAGGTGGGCTTCATGGTGGGCCAGTACCTCCTCTATGGCCACCACCTGGACCCTTTGTTTAAGTGCGAGAGGGAGCCCTGCCCAAACGTGGTGGACTGCTTTGTCTCCAGGCCCACAGAGAAGACTGTTTTCATGATGTTCATGCAGGGCATCGCTGCAGTCTCCCTCTTTCTCAGCCTCTTGGAGATCATGCACCTGAGCTACAAGAAGCTCAAGAAGGGCATCCTAGCCTACCACCCACACCTCAATGATGACCACTACCATAGCAAATTGAAAATAAACTCTGACGTGAAACAGGTTAACATGGGGGGAACATCTGGGGGCCGCAAGCCTGTTATCCCCACCGCACCCAGTGGGTACACACTCCTGATAGAGAAGCAGGACAACGGACCGACGTACTCCCTCCTCAATGCATCCTCTAACTTTGTCCCCATTCAGATGGACCCTGGTGTCAAGCCAGGTACAGACAGCCACAATACAGCCAGCAATGAGGCAGTGTCAAGTCCTGAGCACAACAGCAACTCAAAGAACACCAGCCGTGAAACGACACGCTCTGCCCTTATGGACAAGAAGGATGAGCCAGAGGACCTTGTCGTGCATCCTCTTCCCCACCAGGTAGATCCTCTCCCCCGCCACGTGGACTTCACAGGGTCACGGGGCTCTGTGTACCCCACCCTACCCGTGCTACCCCTGGTGGATGCCTCCTCATGCCCGACCCTTTCGGTCATTGCGAGAAAACCACGGAGGGTCAGTGCCCCCTGGAACTGTTCCACTGTGATGGAGGGGAATGGCTCAGACAGTGGGGACTCCTTCCCTGGGACCATAAGCATGAAGCCACGCTGTAGCTTTGTTGCCAGCCAAGCCAGGGCTTTCTCTAAGCCGGACCTCAAGAGACTGAGCAGGCCCCAGAGCCCGGACTCAATAGGAGAACTGAGCTCAGTGTCTTGGCACAGCCCTCCTGTCTGCTCTCCCAACCGCCGAATGTCACTGGCAAGTAACAGCAGCAGCAGGCGAGCTCCAGGCTACCTGCAGATCTAA